A part of Chloroflexota bacterium genomic DNA contains:
- the hutU gene encoding urocanate hydratase → MSKPRPVRAPRGTKLTCKSWLTEAPFRMIQNNLDPEVAERPDDLVVYGGRGQAARSWEAFDAILATLKKMEDDETMLVQSGKPVAVFKTHRDAPRVLIANSNLVPHWATQEHFDELAAKGLIMYGQMTAGSWIYIGTQGILQGTYETLGSLAQQRGWPSLKGKFVLTAGLGGMGGAQPLAITMNEGVGLIVEVDPERARRRLEIGYVDAVVDDLEEAMTLVEEAVENEEPKSIGLIGNAAKIYPELIARGVVPDVVTDQTPAHDLMSYVPAGLTLAEADKLRDEDPAEYARESQASMAAHVQAMLDMQKKGSEVFDYGNNLRQRAFDYGVKDAFDFPGFVPAYIRPLFCEGKGPFRWVALSGDPEDIYETDRVIKELFPEDEHLHRWLDMAREKVPFQGLPSRICWLGYGERAKAGLAFNKLVAEGKVSAPIVIGRDHLDSGSVASPNRETEAMKDGTDAVSDWPLLNVMLNAVNGATWVSFHHGGGVGIGFSQHAGQVIVADGTPEAAARLERVLTGDPGLGVVRHADAGYEQAIEAAKRFGLNMPMLKEE, encoded by the coding sequence ATGTCCAAACCCCGACCCGTACGCGCCCCACGCGGCACCAAGCTGACCTGCAAATCCTGGCTAACCGAAGCCCCCTTCCGTATGATCCAAAACAACCTGGATCCGGAAGTGGCAGAGCGCCCGGATGATCTGGTTGTCTATGGCGGGCGGGGACAGGCGGCCCGTTCCTGGGAAGCCTTTGACGCCATCCTCGCTACCCTTAAAAAAATGGAAGATGACGAAACCATGCTGGTTCAATCCGGCAAACCGGTGGCCGTCTTTAAAACCCATCGTGACGCACCTCGGGTGCTGATCGCCAACTCCAACCTCGTCCCCCACTGGGCCACCCAGGAACACTTCGATGAACTGGCTGCCAAAGGACTGATCATGTATGGTCAGATGACCGCCGGGTCCTGGATCTATATTGGCACTCAGGGCATCCTGCAGGGCACTTACGAAACCCTCGGTTCACTGGCCCAACAGCGCGGCTGGCCTTCTCTCAAAGGCAAATTCGTGCTGACTGCCGGCCTGGGCGGGATGGGCGGCGCCCAACCACTGGCCATCACAATGAACGAAGGCGTTGGGCTGATCGTAGAAGTGGACCCCGAACGTGCCCGTCGACGGCTCGAAATCGGCTATGTGGATGCTGTGGTCGATGACCTCGAAGAAGCTATGACCCTGGTGGAAGAGGCGGTTGAAAATGAAGAACCGAAATCCATCGGCCTGATTGGGAACGCAGCTAAAATTTACCCCGAGTTGATTGCTCGCGGCGTGGTGCCAGATGTGGTCACTGACCAGACGCCCGCCCATGACCTGATGAGTTACGTCCCCGCCGGGCTAACCCTGGCAGAAGCGGACAAGCTGCGGGACGAAGACCCCGCAGAATATGCCCGTGAGTCCCAGGCTTCGATGGCCGCTCATGTTCAGGCCATGCTGGATATGCAAAAGAAGGGCTCGGAGGTCTTCGATTATGGCAATAACCTCCGCCAAAGAGCTTTTGATTATGGCGTCAAGGATGCCTTCGATTTCCCCGGTTTCGTTCCCGCCTATATCCGCCCCCTGTTCTGCGAAGGCAAAGGCCCCTTCCGCTGGGTGGCGCTCTCCGGTGATCCGGAAGATATTTACGAGACTGACCGGGTGATCAAAGAACTCTTCCCCGAAGATGAACATCTCCACCGCTGGCTGGATATGGCCCGCGAAAAAGTCCCCTTCCAGGGGCTGCCCTCCCGTATCTGCTGGCTGGGCTATGGTGAACGGGCCAAAGCCGGGCTGGCTTTCAACAAACTCGTGGCAGAAGGTAAAGTCTCCGCCCCAATCGTCATCGGCCGGGACCACCTCGATTCCGGTTCCGTCGCCTCACCAAACCGTGAGACCGAAGCGATGAAAGACGGCACGGACGCGGTCAGCGACTGGCCGCTGCTCAATGTCATGCTCAACGCCGTCAACGGCGCCACCTGGGTCTCGTTCCATCACGGCGGCGGCGTTGGCATCGGGTTCAGCCAGCATGCCGGCCAGGTGATTGTGGCCGATGGCACTCCCGAAGCAGCCGCCCGGCTGGAGCGGGTACTGACCGGTGACCCCGGCTTAGGGGTTGTCCGCCATGCCGATGCCGGTTATGAGCAAGCTATCGAAGCCGCCAAACGCTTCGGTCTGAATATGCCTATGCTGAAGGAGGAGTAA
- a CDS encoding transposase: protein MVKEESNADSGSKNKKASRKRSVWVEPLFGETKEFHCLRRFHLKGLHKDNIEGMMIAAVQNL from the coding sequence ATGGTGAAGGAGGAATCAAACGCAGATTCTGGATCAAAGAACAAAAAAGCCTCTCGGAAACGAAGTGTGTGGGTTGAACCATTATTTGGTGAAACAAAAGAATTTCACTGCTTGAGACGGTTTCATTTGAAAGGTCTGCACAAAGATAATATCGAAGGAATGATGATCGCGGCGGTGCAAAACCTATAA
- a CDS encoding GNAT family N-acetyltransferase produces MTVELMTHITPEIIEAFERLIPQLSSHALPPTESALTEMAESPDVMVFLARSEGAVIVGSATLAITQSPTGRHAWIEDVIVDGAARGQGWGRALTEACLNSARELGLTEVNLTSRPARVAGNAMYRAIGFKQRETNVYRYDLREG; encoded by the coding sequence ATGACTGTTGAATTGATGACCCATATAACCCCTGAAATTATCGAAGCCTTTGAACGTTTGATCCCCCAACTTTCTTCACACGCCCTGCCGCCAACTGAGAGCGCGCTGACGGAGATGGCGGAATCACCGGATGTAATGGTGTTCCTGGCTCGCTCAGAAGGGGCTGTCATTGTGGGTTCAGCCACCCTGGCGATCACCCAATCCCCGACCGGGCGACATGCCTGGATTGAGGATGTAATTGTTGATGGAGCGGCTCGGGGGCAGGGCTGGGGCCGAGCGCTGACCGAGGCCTGCCTGAACAGCGCGCGGGAATTGGGGCTGACTGAGGTGAACCTGACTTCACGGCCTGCGCGGGTGGCCGGCAATGCCATGTACCGTGCCATTGGCTTCAAGCAGCGGGAGACCAATGTCTACCGGTATGACCTGCGGGAAGGTTAG
- a CDS encoding ABC transporter permease, protein MKSIPIALKDLSRAFRSMFALAFMFGVPILMTLLFAFLFGGVGGSDSEFTVPKTTVQIVNLDKGSELVPTFEFENQSAGSLGEMLVSILQNENFSDLMALSPADEAAARSAVDGREAGLAIIIPANFTDALIGLTDEPAAIEFYKDPELSLGPQISESIVMSIVDGFSSGVISMNAILQGLSKQGIELSSAQQAQLIQTLTQEGESNGQTQYSALTILPPTDAAPNESTSFLQTILRSIMGGMMIFYAFYTGVSAAQTILQEQERGTLARLFISPTSTRTILNGKFLAGFLMIIVQVITLLTFGHLVFQVNWGPLLSLSLFSVGLVALASSFGIFVMSFVKDTKQAGIIYGALLTFTGMLGISSIFTVGTPAERAFEFVSLVVPQGWAMHALQASWEGDLVNALLLTGGMLVWALICFLIGNARFKKRFA, encoded by the coding sequence ATGAAAAGCATCCCGATTGCCCTGAAAGACCTCAGCCGGGCATTCCGAAGCATGTTTGCCCTGGCGTTTATGTTCGGCGTGCCGATTTTGATGACCCTGCTGTTTGCATTTCTCTTTGGCGGTGTTGGCGGCAGCGATTCCGAATTCACTGTCCCGAAAACTACCGTCCAAATCGTTAATTTGGACAAGGGGAGTGAACTTGTCCCCACATTTGAGTTCGAAAATCAATCCGCCGGTTCACTGGGCGAGATGCTGGTCAGTATTCTGCAAAATGAGAATTTTTCTGACCTGATGGCCCTCTCTCCTGCTGATGAGGCCGCAGCCCGTTCAGCGGTTGACGGTCGCGAGGCGGGCCTGGCCATCATCATCCCGGCCAATTTTACTGATGCGCTGATTGGGTTGACGGATGAACCCGCTGCGATCGAATTCTACAAGGACCCGGAACTTTCCTTAGGCCCGCAAATCTCCGAATCCATCGTGATGAGCATTGTGGATGGTTTTTCTTCGGGCGTCATCTCAATGAATGCCATCCTGCAGGGGCTCAGTAAACAAGGCATCGAACTCTCCTCAGCGCAACAAGCCCAACTGATCCAAACGCTAACACAGGAAGGTGAGTCCAACGGCCAAACCCAGTACAGTGCGCTTACAATCCTGCCACCCACCGACGCCGCACCGAATGAATCCACCAGCTTTTTGCAGACCATCCTTCGCAGCATCATGGGCGGCATGATGATCTTTTATGCCTTCTATACCGGGGTGTCCGCGGCGCAGACCATCCTGCAGGAACAGGAGAGGGGAACACTGGCAAGATTATTCATCTCCCCAACATCCACCCGAACCATCCTGAACGGCAAGTTTCTGGCGGGTTTCCTGATGATCATTGTTCAGGTCATCACCCTGCTGACCTTCGGCCATTTGGTCTTTCAGGTCAACTGGGGACCTTTACTGAGTTTATCCCTCTTCTCGGTTGGCCTGGTGGCTCTGGCCTCCAGCTTTGGGATCTTCGTCATGTCCTTCGTAAAAGACACCAAACAGGCCGGGATCATCTATGGCGCTCTGCTGACCTTCACCGGCATGCTGGGCATATCAAGCATCTTCACCGTGGGCACCCCGGCTGAGCGAGCCTTTGAATTTGTATCGCTTGTGGTGCCACAGGGTTGGGCCATGCATGCCCTGCAAGCCTCCTGGGAAGGTGATCTGGTCAATGCCTTGTTATTGACCGGCGGCATGCTGGTCTGGGCACTAATCTGTTTCCTGATCGGGAACGCCCGGTTTAAAAAGCGGTTTGCATAA
- a CDS encoding ABC transporter ATP-binding protein: MSNPAIKILNIDKKFGDVHAVWNISFNIQKGEIFSLLGPNGAGKTTTIGMISGLLKPDAGNVWLMGHSVQQEAEAAKAQLGVVPQEIALYEDISARANLNFWGKMYGLRGSELSERVEEVLHLIGLEDRATGAVSKFSGGMKRRLNVGVALLHHPSIIIMDEPTVGIDPQSRRKILDSVKQLRDDGVTILYTTHYMEEAQELSDRIAIMDHGKIIATGTHQELIDIVGELDRITLTIIGESTKVKPVWQAIDGVKKISSENGTLHLLVNDSNKILPEIFAAASSVGVRINSVQIQEPNLEAVFLHLTGRALRD; encoded by the coding sequence ATGAGCAATCCGGCAATCAAAATCCTAAACATTGATAAGAAATTTGGAGACGTTCATGCTGTCTGGAATATTAGTTTTAATATTCAGAAGGGTGAGATCTTCAGTCTGCTTGGGCCGAATGGGGCCGGTAAGACCACTACAATCGGGATGATTTCCGGCCTGCTGAAACCTGATGCCGGCAATGTCTGGCTGATGGGCCATTCCGTCCAACAAGAAGCCGAAGCGGCCAAAGCCCAACTCGGGGTTGTTCCCCAGGAGATCGCCCTTTACGAAGATATATCAGCCCGCGCCAATCTGAACTTTTGGGGCAAGATGTACGGCCTGCGCGGCAGTGAGCTGAGCGAACGAGTGGAAGAAGTGCTTCACCTCATTGGTTTGGAAGACCGAGCCACCGGTGCCGTCTCGAAGTTTTCGGGCGGGATGAAGCGCCGCCTGAATGTTGGTGTGGCTCTCCTGCATCATCCCTCTATCATCATCATGGATGAACCCACGGTTGGCATTGACCCCCAAAGCCGCCGCAAGATCCTCGATTCTGTCAAACAGCTGCGGGACGACGGCGTCACCATCCTCTACACCACACATTATATGGAAGAGGCCCAGGAACTTTCCGACCGGATCGCCATTATGGACCACGGCAAAATCATTGCCACGGGCACCCACCAGGAATTGATTGATATTGTCGGCGAACTAGACCGGATCACCCTGACCATCATTGGTGAATCTACCAAAGTCAAGCCAGTTTGGCAGGCCATTGATGGCGTGAAGAAAATTTCATCGGAAAACGGCACGCTGCACTTGCTGGTCAATGACAGCAACAAGATTCTGCCGGAAATCTTTGCCGCAGCGTCATCTGTAGGCGTGCGGATCAATTCCGTCCAAATCCAGGAACCCAACCTAGAAGCCGTCTTCCTCCACCTGACCGGCCGCGCCCTGCGAGACTGA
- a CDS encoding alanine dehydrogenase: MTPPESIGFPRMLQEAGEKRVFMPDFIQMLTGLGFRVVIEEGYGSRSGFDKAEYRQGNIKISFGSRQDAYDQDVVLVLRSPDDDFERMKPGTTLISMLHYPTHPNRIPRYKKLGLKTISLDSIVNDNDVRLVENMRAVAWNGLEVAYGLLEEEWPGLVRPDGKPIRNLLLGTGMVGRHAVDAAVHLGNIERNNEHIEWGGPGATCRAVGRNLTGHKDELISLLRKTDIIIDATQRRNPAEPVIPNNWIQYLPDHAIVVDLSVDPYIPTIEPPVVRGIEGIPKGNLDKFVFYPEDDDWEDTVAEGVPTEYRRRTVTCYSWPGFHPEACMTHYGQQLMPMMPVLFEKGYDGLSLEGGFFERAIYRATLKAWESQSEDAFIWNGDHSLS, translated from the coding sequence ATGACTCCACCAGAATCTATTGGCTTCCCGCGTATGCTGCAGGAAGCTGGTGAAAAGCGCGTCTTTATGCCGGATTTCATTCAAATGCTCACGGGGTTGGGCTTTAGGGTAGTGATTGAGGAGGGCTATGGATCACGATCCGGGTTTGATAAGGCGGAATATCGGCAGGGGAATATTAAAATCTCCTTTGGCTCCCGGCAGGATGCATATGATCAGGATGTTGTTCTGGTCCTTCGTTCGCCTGATGATGATTTTGAGCGGATGAAGCCAGGAACAACGCTGATCTCTATGCTCCACTATCCCACGCACCCGAACCGTATTCCTAGATATAAGAAATTGGGTCTAAAGACCATTTCACTGGACAGCATCGTAAACGACAACGATGTCCGCTTGGTTGAAAACATGCGGGCTGTGGCCTGGAATGGACTTGAAGTGGCTTATGGCCTATTGGAGGAGGAATGGCCGGGACTGGTGAGACCGGACGGCAAGCCAATCCGCAATCTCCTTTTGGGAACCGGAATGGTGGGTCGGCATGCTGTGGACGCGGCAGTTCACCTCGGAAATATTGAGCGGAATAATGAACATATTGAATGGGGTGGCCCCGGCGCCACCTGTCGCGCGGTAGGTCGAAACCTGACCGGTCATAAGGATGAATTGATCAGCTTGCTTAGGAAGACGGATATCATAATTGACGCTACTCAGCGGCGTAACCCGGCGGAACCCGTCATCCCGAACAATTGGATCCAATATCTGCCGGATCATGCCATTGTGGTTGATCTGTCTGTTGACCCCTATATCCCCACCATAGAGCCACCGGTCGTTCGCGGCATTGAAGGAATTCCAAAGGGCAACCTGGACAAATTTGTGTTTTACCCTGAGGATGATGATTGGGAAGACACTGTGGCAGAAGGTGTCCCAACTGAATACCGGCGGAGGACAGTTACCTGTTATTCCTGGCCGGGTTTCCATCCGGAGGCCTGCATGACCCATTATGGGCAGCAATTGATGCCGATGATGCCGGTTCTTTTTGAAAAGGGTTATGATGGGCTTTCTTTGGAGGGGGGATTCTTCGAAAGAGCCATCTATCGGGCAACACTTAAAGCCTGGGAAAGTCAATCCGAGGATGCGTTTATCTGGAATGGTGACCATTCCCTGAGTTGA
- a CDS encoding ABC transporter permease — protein MKFIDIALKDFYQLFKDWKPLIFLVIAPILFTLMFGFMFGGFSGPGSTDQRLPVIALSEEDTQLTETILAAFSQSQVIRLEMAGTDASLESLREAVADEDYAAVLILPAGFSQQIRDNGEVTLTAILDENSTAGISIQQEIITIANRMQTAANAATEAAALYTQQAETTDNAEMDAIYDDTFAIAMQAWESPPVTTLETQTAPNGSQQSGDENAFAQSLPGMMAQFAIAGLMGAAEIIIQERKSGALDRMMGMSVRRGAVLAGHWLAMFGMIFLQFIVLVTFGQLFLRLDFLASPLVTLALSVASCAFVASLGLLIGILAKMPEQSAIFALIPMFIFSGLGGAWVPLEILGESVQKIARFTPVYWIMTGFRDILLRGAGLINIWPSILALLGFTALFLVPAVLLFNKE, from the coding sequence ATGAAATTCATTGATATCGCACTTAAGGATTTCTATCAACTTTTCAAGGACTGGAAGCCGCTAATCTTTCTGGTCATCGCACCCATCCTTTTTACACTGATGTTTGGCTTCATGTTCGGCGGATTCAGTGGCCCAGGTAGCACCGATCAACGCTTGCCAGTGATCGCCCTGAGCGAGGAAGATACCCAACTTACTGAGACGATCCTGGCCGCATTTAGCCAATCTCAGGTGATCCGCCTGGAAATGGCTGGAACTGATGCCAGCCTGGAGAGCCTGCGGGAAGCCGTTGCGGATGAGGACTATGCCGCTGTGCTGATCCTCCCAGCCGGGTTCAGCCAACAGATCCGGGACAATGGCGAGGTGACCCTCACTGCCATTCTGGACGAAAACTCAACAGCGGGGATCTCTATCCAACAGGAGATCATCACCATCGCCAACCGAATGCAGACAGCCGCCAATGCCGCCACTGAAGCCGCTGCATTATACACTCAGCAGGCTGAAACAACTGATAATGCTGAGATGGACGCTATTTACGATGACACCTTCGCCATCGCCATGCAGGCCTGGGAATCGCCACCTGTCACAACTTTGGAGACCCAGACCGCGCCCAATGGCAGCCAGCAGAGTGGCGACGAAAACGCCTTTGCCCAGTCGCTGCCGGGGATGATGGCCCAATTCGCCATTGCGGGTCTGATGGGCGCAGCGGAAATCATCATTCAGGAACGAAAATCGGGCGCTTTGGATCGGATGATGGGGATGTCCGTCCGTCGCGGCGCCGTCCTGGCCGGGCACTGGCTGGCGATGTTCGGAATGATCTTCCTGCAATTCATCGTGCTGGTGACCTTTGGACAGCTCTTCCTCCGGCTGGACTTCCTGGCCTCGCCGCTGGTGACCCTGGCCCTTTCAGTGGCAAGCTGCGCTTTCGTGGCCAGTCTGGGTCTGCTGATCGGTATCCTGGCAAAGATGCCCGAACAGAGTGCTATTTTCGCCCTGATCCCGATGTTCATCTTTTCCGGCCTGGGCGGAGCATGGGTCCCATTGGAAATCCTCGGTGAATCCGTTCAGAAGATCGCCCGATTCACCCCGGTTTATTGGATCATGACTGGCTTCCGCGATATCCTTCTGCGAGGAGCGGGGCTTATCAATATCTGGCCGTCAATCCTCGCTCTGCTGGGTTTCACAGCTCTGTTCCTTGTCCCCGCTGTTCTGCTTTTCAATAAGGAATAA
- a CDS encoding HlyD family efflux transporter periplasmic adaptor subunit, protein MSEQRRMRRKRTRIIGLIIAAVVIIGGGLTFFLLTREPSDSVDNSEPEIQTATVRQGDISLKATGAGILTAGDKVIIGFDTEGALAEIYVKEGDSVEAGDPIARLDDTNAQKALTIAEQDLAELTSPLAIAETRVKITNIEKELLDARNTLAYLISPEVLYYEEKLAEAEEDLEAATGANDEKAIASAETAIMQAQNNLSHFQYVYQSTYIPDTFTVEEQDEDNPGKTIEVVYAPTDYAINNARNMYNYKLEEMKALKNYLTALETGQIPEGAVGTDISRLRSALRAVEAAQEDLEKCVLVAPITGVVTELTAKVGEKSNSSFVTILDLYHPYLDIYLDASDWDMVDLDYDVEVEFDAYPGLILTGKVTQIDSFLTNTGMASLIYGQVTLDEESLEKIADLLIGSEGTVDIIKGSAENAILVPVEALHKVGDQYSVFVVVDGEMEVRFVEVGLIDTYYAEILSGLEVGEVVSTGIVETN, encoded by the coding sequence ATGTCAGAACAAAGAAGGATGCGAAGGAAAAGAACGCGGATTATTGGTTTAATTATAGCTGCCGTTGTTATTATCGGCGGTGGGTTAACATTCTTTTTGCTAACCCGTGAGCCATCAGATTCTGTAGATAATTCGGAACCCGAGATACAGACAGCCACAGTGCGTCAGGGGGATATCTCCCTGAAGGCTACTGGAGCGGGCATTTTAACAGCTGGGGACAAGGTCATAATTGGTTTTGATACCGAAGGTGCTTTGGCAGAAATTTATGTGAAAGAAGGCGATTCAGTAGAAGCGGGAGATCCGATTGCACGGCTGGATGACACGAATGCCCAGAAAGCTTTAACCATAGCGGAACAAGATTTGGCAGAGTTGACCTCCCCGTTAGCCATCGCTGAAACCCGGGTGAAAATTACAAATATAGAGAAAGAGCTTCTGGATGCCCGTAATACCTTGGCCTACCTCATCAGTCCCGAAGTGTTGTATTATGAGGAAAAGTTAGCGGAAGCTGAGGAAGACCTCGAAGCGGCTACCGGGGCGAATGACGAAAAAGCGATAGCCTCAGCCGAGACAGCGATCATGCAGGCTCAAAACAACCTTAGCCATTTCCAATATGTTTATCAAAGTACATATATCCCGGATACCTTCACCGTTGAAGAGCAGGATGAAGATAATCCCGGCAAGACCATTGAGGTTGTATATGCGCCCACAGACTATGCAATTAACAATGCTCGTAATATGTATAACTACAAACTGGAAGAGATGAAAGCGCTAAAAAATTACCTTACAGCGCTGGAAACGGGCCAAATCCCTGAAGGTGCTGTAGGGACAGATATTTCCCGGTTGCGATCGGCTCTGCGAGCTGTGGAAGCTGCTCAGGAAGATCTCGAAAAGTGCGTACTTGTTGCTCCAATCACCGGCGTGGTCACTGAATTGACTGCCAAGGTTGGTGAGAAGTCAAACAGCAGCTTTGTGACTATTTTAGACCTTTATCATCCATACCTTGATATCTATCTGGACGCTTCGGATTGGGATATGGTGGATTTGGACTATGATGTGGAAGTTGAGTTTGACGCATATCCAGGTCTCATTTTGACAGGAAAAGTTACTCAAATTGATTCTTTTCTCACCAATACCGGTATGGCAAGTCTGATTTATGGTCAGGTTACGTTGGATGAAGAAAGTTTGGAGAAGATTGCAGATCTACTGATTGGGTCTGAAGGAACGGTGGATATTATTAAGGGCAGCGCTGAAAATGCGATCCTTGTCCCAGTTGAAGCCCTTCATAAAGTAGGTGATCAATACTCTGTTTTTGTTGTTGTAGATGGTGAAATGGAAGTTAGGTTTGTCGAAGTAGGCTTGATCGACACCTATTATGCAGAAATACTTTCCGGCCTTGAAGTTGGTGAGGTTGTTTCCACCGGGATAGTGGAGACGAATTGA
- a CDS encoding TetR/AcrR family transcriptional regulator, protein MMEAKINLDNRNAERILQEGWRLFEKKGFRGVSLDELCQRSGFSKPTVYYYFHNKENLFVQVLRYKLSGFHAVVKRPGTLPERLEWFATNILESFKVETSFLMRDREHIKRLEARQEIKEAFHTELFDPLSALMRMGIDRGELKGDNSEVLTLIFLGCINNFIGKAGEMHMSNAALSKILTSYFLEGAKNE, encoded by the coding sequence ATGATGGAAGCAAAGATAAACTTGGATAACAGAAATGCTGAGCGCATCTTACAAGAAGGATGGCGCTTGTTCGAGAAAAAAGGGTTTCGTGGTGTTTCTCTTGATGAGCTCTGTCAACGTTCAGGCTTTAGCAAGCCCACAGTGTATTACTATTTTCACAACAAGGAAAATTTGTTCGTGCAGGTATTGCGATACAAGCTAAGCGGTTTTCACGCTGTGGTCAAGCGACCCGGAACATTGCCGGAACGTCTGGAGTGGTTTGCAACCAATATTCTGGAAAGTTTTAAGGTGGAAACCAGTTTTCTGATGCGAGACCGCGAACATATCAAGCGACTTGAAGCTCGTCAGGAGATCAAGGAGGCTTTTCATACCGAGTTGTTTGACCCATTGAGTGCGTTGATGCGCATGGGGATCGACCGGGGTGAATTGAAAGGGGATAACTCCGAAGTGCTGACGTTGATCTTCCTCGGCTGCATTAATAATTTTATTGGTAAAGCTGGTGAGATGCATATGTCAAATGCTGCCCTGTCCAAGATATTAACCAGTTACTTTCTAGAAGGAGCAAAAAATGAGTGA
- a CDS encoding META domain-containing protein, with translation MFFKNLQSRQIKIIGFVLLIPLFIAACGSQQTDQLINDIDWQWIEMVEAEPASQSLVPNPENYTLRLSTDSTLSITADCNMVGGSYTLAGSALNIETGPSTMAYCGEESLDQQFLGFLNNVESYAIEDGQLMLRLKDGAGHMTFNEE, from the coding sequence ATGTTTTTCAAAAATCTACAATCAAGACAAATCAAAATAATCGGCTTTGTCTTACTCATTCCACTTTTCATCGCCGCATGTGGCAGCCAGCAAACCGATCAACTGATCAATGATATAGATTGGCAATGGATCGAAATGGTTGAAGCCGAACCTGCTTCCCAATCACTGGTCCCCAATCCGGAAAATTACACCCTACGCTTGTCAACTGATAGCACCCTGAGCATCACAGCTGACTGCAATATGGTGGGCGGATCTTATACGCTTGCTGGTAGTGCTCTGAACATTGAAACTGGCCCATCGACAATGGCCTATTGTGGGGAAGAATCACTCGATCAACAATTTCTGGGTTTTCTCAACAATGTCGAGAGTTATGCAATAGAGGACGGTCAATTGATGTTGAGGCTAAAGGATGGTGCGGGTCATATGACTTTCAATGAAGAATAG
- a CDS encoding DinB family protein, which produces MSEKITDLIADFTGALDNFDAALKPVPESGLDWREGGEGWFIRQIIHHVAEDCNVYTFIIERALATPGSKIVFGGFPGNEPWADALGWDTKPVATALELMHVHRRFIAEMVSLLPDQLKNEVLYFNDEGKELGKGNVESMLKMLTEHMNEHAATIQRIAAEHLG; this is translated from the coding sequence ATGTCTGAGAAAATAACTGACCTGATTGCAGATTTCACCGGCGCTTTGGATAATTTTGATGCTGCGCTGAAACCCGTCCCGGAATCCGGGCTGGACTGGCGTGAAGGCGGCGAGGGCTGGTTCATCCGCCAGATCATCCATCATGTGGCTGAAGACTGCAATGTCTACACCTTTATTATTGAGCGCGCCCTGGCCACCCCCGGCAGCAAGATTGTTTTTGGCGGATTCCCAGGCAACGAACCTTGGGCTGACGCACTGGGCTGGGACACCAAACCCGTGGCAACGGCGCTGGAACTGATGCATGTTCATCGCAGATTTATTGCTGAGATGGTCTCCTTATTGCCCGATCAATTGAAGAACGAAGTGCTCTATTTTAATGATGAGGGCAAAGAACTGGGCAAAGGCAATGTGGAAAGTATGCTGAAAATGCTCACGGAACACATGAATGAGCACGCCGCCACCATCCAGCGGATCGCAGCGGAACATCTGGGCTGA